The Mycolicibacterium monacense genome contains the following window.
TTCCCACCAGCGCTTCGAGCGTGGCGCGGGCGCCGACCCGGTGCAGCGACTCCAGCGTCGCCACGTATTCGTCGACGAATCGTTTCTCGTCGACGAGATCGCCGAAGACCGAGCGGTTCTCGATGAACGACGTCGGGTTGTCGCGTTGGGCGCGCGCCAGCGGTACCAACTCGTCGGCGAGCTGGTCCTGTACGTCGATCGGCTGGCCCTGCTCGTCGACCCCCTCGGCGTACCGCGCCCAACTCGCGACGACGGCGGCCGACAATTGGATCGGCGCGCCGGTCCGCAGATTCTCCCGCACCACCGGAAGCAGCCACTTCGGGATCCGGTCGGACGAGCCGTAACACAGCCGTGCGATGGTGTCGCGCACACCGGGATTGGCGAAACGTTCGATGAGAGTGCGCTTGTAGTCGGGCAGGTCGATACCGGGCACCGGCCGCAGCGTCGGCGTCGCCTCGGAATCCATGTACCGGCGCAGCAGTTCGGCGAACAGCGGATCGGCCGCGGCGTCGTGCACGAGCCGGTAGCCGGCCAGGTAGCCGAAATAGCACAGTGCCTGGTGACTGGCGTTGAGCAGCCGCAACTTCATCAGTTCGTACGGGGTGACGTCGTCGACCAGCAGCACGCCGACGTCCTCGAACGGTGGCCGACCGTCGGTGAAGGTGTCCTCGAGCACCCATGAGGTGAAGGGTTCGGCGACCACCGGCCACGCGTCGTCGACACCGA
Protein-coding sequences here:
- a CDS encoding mannitol dehydrogenase family protein, with translation MKLDGSTLPDIPIAKPTYARGDVSVGIVHFGVGGFHRAHQAMYVDALLEKGLAAEWGICGVGVLPGDRKMADALGAQDGLYTLLLEKPDGTRDARVIGSIVDYRYAPDDPEGVVELLAAPSTRIVSLTITEGGYEVDKVDADSVNVFGLITDALALRRDRGVRPPTIVSCDNIEGNGDVARAAFMCYADRTHPGLSEWIGANTRFPNSMVDRITPVTTPEVIATVRDEFGVDDAWPVVAEPFTSWVLEDTFTDGRPPFEDVGVLLVDDVTPYELMKLRLLNASHQALCYFGYLAGYRLVHDAAADPLFAELLRRYMDSEATPTLRPVPGIDLPDYKRTLIERFANPGVRDTIARLCYGSSDRIPKWLLPVVRENLRTGAPIQLSAAVVASWARYAEGVDEQGQPIDVQDQLADELVPLARAQRDNPTSFIENRSVFGDLVDEKRFVDEYVATLESLHRVGARATLEALVGKP